From a single Mycolicibacterium mengxianglii genomic region:
- a CDS encoding carboxymuconolactone decarboxylase family protein, whose amino-acid sequence MTQTLDSRETARLNMNRVAPEFYEAMMSLSAAAAKGLDPTLAELIKIRASQLNHCAFCLDMHSHDARKQGQTEQRIYLLSAWEEAGDLYTEQEQAALALTEEMTDLTHGGHVSDEVYARAAAAFTEAELAQVIAMATVINAWNRISVSTRVQPPRRRPAR is encoded by the coding sequence ATGACCCAGACATTGGATTCACGTGAAACCGCACGTCTCAACATGAACCGGGTGGCGCCGGAGTTCTACGAGGCCATGATGTCCCTGTCGGCCGCGGCCGCCAAGGGCCTGGACCCCACGCTCGCCGAGTTGATCAAGATCCGCGCCTCACAGTTGAACCACTGTGCGTTCTGCCTCGACATGCACAGCCACGACGCCCGCAAGCAGGGCCAGACAGAGCAGCGCATCTACCTGCTGTCGGCATGGGAGGAGGCCGGTGATCTCTACACCGAACAGGAGCAGGCGGCCCTGGCGCTGACCGAGGAGATGACGGATCTGACCCACGGCGGGCATGTCTCCGACGAGGTGTACGCCCGGGCGGCCGCGGCCTTCACCGAAGCCGAACTGGCGCAGGTGATCGCGATGGCCACCGTCATCAACGCCTGGAACCGGATCAGCGTCAGTACCCGGGTGCAGCCGCCGCGCCGACGCCCAGCGCGCTGA
- the pdxR gene encoding MocR-like pyridoxine biosynthesis transcription factor PdxR — MVSWANPDSSAGQRDLHLDLRDALTPGTRGVRDELLTALRDSVRSGRLAPGTKLPPSRTLAGDLGLARNTVADVYAELVAEGWLASRQGAGTWVVASEHLTPAPGEPSQPRGAAAAPTHNFLPGSPDVSQFPRTAWLTSVRRALHSAPTEALRMGDPRGRPELRHAVAHYLARARGVRATPEQVVITAGTRHAVEILARMFGPARPIAVEAYGLFIFRDCINATGGSTVPVGVDELGAAVADLDTLNTPAALVTPAHHFPHGVPLHPSRRTAIVDWAGRTDGYILEDDYDGEFRYDRQPVGALQSLDPSRVAYLGSTSKSLTPVLRLGWMVLPPRLVDAAVGSAGGHQWYVDGITQLTMADFITAGNYDKHIRRMRNTYRRRRDTLTRRLAPLAPAVTVTGLSAGLHLLLTLPAGAEPELLRRAGEAGVGIAGLSRLRHPLACNEVPRPDGVVVNFGTPGEHAFPDAVDALCQVVADTLR; from the coding sequence ATGGTTTCGTGGGCCAATCCGGACTCGAGTGCCGGACAGCGTGATCTGCACCTGGACCTGCGCGACGCGCTGACCCCCGGCACCCGGGGGGTGCGCGACGAACTGTTGACCGCCCTGCGGGACTCGGTGCGATCAGGTCGGCTGGCCCCAGGGACCAAACTGCCGCCGTCGCGCACCCTGGCGGGCGACCTCGGCCTGGCGCGCAACACCGTTGCCGATGTTTACGCCGAACTGGTTGCCGAGGGGTGGCTGGCCTCCCGACAAGGAGCCGGCACCTGGGTGGTGGCATCCGAGCACCTCACCCCCGCCCCCGGAGAGCCGTCGCAACCCCGTGGCGCCGCTGCAGCGCCCACCCACAACTTTCTGCCCGGGTCACCCGATGTGTCCCAGTTCCCCCGCACGGCCTGGCTGACCTCGGTCCGGCGAGCGTTGCACTCAGCGCCTACCGAAGCACTGCGCATGGGCGATCCCCGGGGGCGGCCCGAATTGCGGCATGCCGTCGCGCATTACCTGGCGCGGGCGCGCGGGGTCCGGGCCACGCCCGAGCAGGTGGTGATCACCGCCGGCACCCGGCATGCGGTCGAGATACTGGCGCGCATGTTCGGACCTGCGCGGCCCATTGCGGTAGAAGCCTACGGCCTCTTCATATTTCGCGACTGCATCAACGCCACGGGCGGGTCCACCGTGCCGGTCGGTGTCGACGAGCTCGGCGCCGCGGTCGCAGACCTCGACACCCTCAACACCCCCGCCGCGTTGGTCACACCGGCCCACCACTTCCCGCACGGGGTTCCCCTGCATCCGAGCAGGCGGACCGCGATCGTCGACTGGGCCGGACGTACCGACGGCTACATCCTCGAGGACGACTACGACGGCGAATTCCGCTACGACCGTCAGCCGGTCGGTGCGCTCCAGAGCCTGGATCCGAGCCGCGTCGCCTACCTGGGGTCCACGAGCAAGAGCCTGACTCCGGTGCTGCGGCTCGGCTGGATGGTGTTGCCGCCGCGGCTGGTGGACGCCGCCGTGGGCTCCGCCGGCGGGCACCAGTGGTACGTCGACGGCATCACCCAGCTCACGATGGCCGACTTCATCACCGCAGGCAACTACGACAAGCACATCCGCCGGATGCGCAACACCTATCGTCGCCGCCGCGACACCCTGACGCGCCGGCTGGCGCCATTGGCGCCCGCTGTCACCGTCACCGGCCTCTCGGCCGGCCTGCATCTGTTGCTGACACTGCCCGCCGGGGCTGAGCCGGAACTGCTGCGCCGCGCCGGTGAAGCCGGGGTCGGCATCGCCGGATTGTCGCGTCTTCGACATCCCTTGGCGTGCAACGAGGTGCCGCGCCCCGACGGAGTGGTGGTGAACTTCGGCACGCCCGGTGAGCACGCCTTCCCGGACGCGGTAGACGCGCTGTGCCAAGTGGTGGCCGACACGCTGCGGTGA
- a CDS encoding alkaline phosphatase family protein encodes MTSASPNPAVVFVILDGVGARQVRSDRMPALHSLAVSGAWRPDGSQAVMCSATYPNVLTLVTGSPPAEHRVFANSLFGHAFTEGARTRTIFERAAPFTSEFVVGDQYLIDVAKGRTAGRHWPPEGILPASTALDEFGYAADAAVLPHAIAAAQRRPDLLAVHFNGPDTASHLHGPNSAAAIESYRTTDTALAAFLETLRPRWDELLVLITSDHDQESVDDEQRIDLAGLAVTRGVDAVVFHEGTAAVVVGPDAGDERWLAGVPGIEGSWLCEPGVRLVTSTAHGWFATPEYPGRGGGHGGHRTRDQVAVATGGHPMVAQIAHAWHHQRPRAQDWAPLVLSALGVGAAAAPGY; translated from the coding sequence ATGACGTCGGCGAGCCCGAACCCGGCGGTCGTGTTCGTCATCCTCGATGGTGTCGGAGCACGTCAAGTCCGCTCGGACCGGATGCCGGCCCTGCACTCCCTGGCCGTCTCCGGGGCATGGCGCCCGGACGGTTCGCAGGCGGTGATGTGTTCGGCCACCTACCCCAACGTCCTGACACTGGTCACCGGGAGCCCGCCGGCCGAGCACCGGGTCTTCGCCAATTCACTGTTCGGCCATGCATTCACCGAGGGGGCGCGCACCCGAACGATCTTCGAACGTGCGGCGCCGTTCACCTCGGAATTCGTGGTCGGCGACCAGTACCTGATCGATGTGGCGAAAGGCCGCACCGCAGGCCGACATTGGCCGCCCGAGGGCATCCTGCCCGCCTCGACGGCACTCGACGAATTCGGTTACGCCGCCGACGCGGCGGTGCTGCCCCACGCGATCGCGGCGGCGCAGCGGCGCCCCGATCTACTGGCAGTGCATTTCAACGGCCCGGACACCGCAAGCCATCTGCACGGCCCGAACAGTGCCGCCGCGATCGAGTCCTACCGCACCACCGATACGGCACTGGCCGCCTTCCTCGAGACGCTGCGTCCACGCTGGGATGAACTGCTGGTGCTGATCACCTCCGATCACGACCAGGAGTCGGTCGATGACGAGCAGCGCATCGACCTTGCAGGCCTGGCCGTGACGCGGGGGGTTGATGCGGTGGTGTTCCACGAGGGCACCGCTGCGGTGGTGGTGGGCCCGGACGCCGGCGACGAGCGCTGGCTCGCCGGCGTGCCCGGTATCGAGGGATCCTGGTTGTGCGAACCCGGAGTGCGGCTGGTCACCTCCACGGCCCACGGGTGGTTCGCGACGCCGGAGTACCCGGGTCGGGGTGGCGGCCACGGCGGCCACCGGACCCGGGACCAGGTGGCAGTGGCCACCGGAGGACACCCGATGGTGGCGCAGATCGCGCATGCGTGGCACCACCAACGCCCACGCGCCCAGGACTGGGCGCCGCTGGTGCTCAGCGCGCTGGGCGTCGGCGCGGCGGCTGCACCCGGGTACTGA
- a CDS encoding ABC transporter ATP-binding protein has protein sequence MPSAVRIESATKTYGSTVALDDVSLQIEPAQMVALLGPSGCGKTSLLRAIAGLSPLDSGTVRIGDRDVTGLAARQRPIGMVFQHYALFPNMTVADNISFPLTIKRERRPARDARVEELLDLIGMSALADRYPNQLSGGQQQRVALARALAPEPDVLLLDEPLAALDAAIRNELRDEIRRIQHRVGTTAVFVTHDQSEAMAVADRVAVMDRGRILEIAAPAEIYERPASRFAATFVGSRNALELPVGPDRVVRWGAAFAVTAPDGANGKALAVFRPEDVRISGQDGMAGTVDVVLFLGATSRIYLTVDGHTLHADLPSRTAAQFQPGQSVGVTVAPADVRVFTS, from the coding sequence GTGCCCAGCGCGGTACGGATCGAATCGGCCACCAAGACCTACGGGTCGACGGTCGCCCTCGACGACGTCTCACTGCAGATCGAGCCCGCCCAGATGGTCGCCCTGCTGGGGCCGTCGGGCTGCGGCAAAACCTCGCTGCTGCGGGCGATTGCGGGACTGAGCCCACTCGACAGCGGCACCGTCCGCATCGGGGATCGCGATGTCACCGGTCTGGCCGCCCGCCAGCGGCCTATCGGCATGGTGTTCCAGCACTACGCCCTGTTCCCCAATATGACCGTGGCAGACAACATCTCGTTTCCGCTGACCATCAAACGAGAACGCCGGCCGGCCCGCGACGCCCGGGTCGAGGAACTCCTCGACCTGATCGGCATGTCCGCACTGGCCGATCGCTACCCCAATCAACTCTCGGGCGGCCAGCAGCAGCGGGTGGCGCTGGCCCGGGCGCTGGCCCCCGAACCCGACGTGCTGTTGCTCGACGAACCACTGGCCGCCCTCGACGCCGCCATCCGCAACGAATTACGCGACGAGATCAGGCGGATCCAGCATCGTGTCGGCACCACCGCCGTTTTCGTCACGCACGATCAGTCCGAAGCGATGGCGGTGGCAGACCGGGTGGCCGTGATGGACCGCGGCCGCATCCTGGAGATCGCTGCGCCGGCAGAAATCTATGAGCGGCCCGCCTCCCGGTTCGCGGCCACCTTCGTGGGGTCACGCAACGCGCTCGAACTGCCGGTCGGGCCGGACCGGGTGGTCCGCTGGGGCGCGGCGTTCGCCGTGACGGCCCCGGACGGGGCGAATGGCAAGGCGCTGGCCGTGTTCCGGCCCGAAGATGTCCGGATCAGCGGGCAGGACGGGATGGCGGGGACGGTCGACGTGGTGCTGTTCCTCGGTGCGACCAGCCGCATCTACCTCACCGTGGACGGCCACACCCTGCACGCCGACCTGCCCTCGCGCACCGCCGCGCAGTTCCAGCCCGGCCAGAGCGTCGGTGTCACCGTCGCCCCGGCCGACGTCCGGGTGTTCACCTCATGA
- a CDS encoding ABC transporter permease — MIGRSLPRWTLLGLWGVFLALPVVATMLYSVATVWRGRALPDGFTLSWWVHTFSEPRVVSALLRSTWLATLTVLIVAAVVLPALYWGYIRNPRIRVVMQLCALLPFALPFVVLAYGIKRLAGATEFTQPWESSALLVVLGHVALAFPFFLWPVDGAMSAAGVRQLSEAAETSGASPLTTLLRVVIPNIRTGILTGAILTFATSFGEYSIARVITGSSFETLPVWQVAALQDNRGNPNGVAVMAMFTFLLMFIISVLIARTGKGEPLRLLPGIDNTAKR, encoded by the coding sequence ATGATCGGCCGCAGCCTGCCCCGCTGGACCTTGCTGGGGTTGTGGGGCGTTTTCCTCGCACTCCCGGTGGTGGCGACGATGCTCTACTCGGTGGCCACGGTATGGCGCGGCCGCGCACTGCCCGACGGATTCACGCTCAGCTGGTGGGTGCACACCTTCAGTGAGCCCCGGGTGGTTTCGGCACTGCTGCGGTCAACCTGGCTGGCGACGCTGACCGTACTCATCGTGGCGGCCGTCGTGCTGCCGGCGCTGTACTGGGGCTACATCCGCAACCCACGCATCCGCGTGGTGATGCAACTGTGCGCCCTGCTGCCGTTCGCATTGCCGTTTGTGGTGCTGGCCTACGGCATCAAACGGCTGGCCGGAGCCACCGAGTTCACCCAGCCCTGGGAATCGAGTGCACTGCTGGTGGTGCTCGGCCATGTGGCGCTGGCGTTTCCGTTCTTCCTCTGGCCGGTTGACGGCGCGATGTCCGCGGCCGGGGTGCGGCAATTGTCGGAGGCGGCCGAAACCTCCGGTGCGTCACCATTGACGACGTTGTTGCGGGTGGTCATCCCCAACATCCGCACCGGCATCCTGACCGGCGCGATCCTGACATTCGCCACGTCGTTCGGTGAGTATTCGATCGCCAGGGTGATCACCGGCAGCTCGTTCGAGACGCTGCCGGTCTGGCAGGTCGCCGCGCTGCAAGACAACCGGGGCAACCCCAATGGTGTTGCGGTGATGGCGATGTTCACCTTCCTGCTCATGTTCATCATCTCGGTGCTCATCGCCCGGACGGGCAAGGGCGAACCGCTGCGCCTGCTGCCGGGCATCGACAACACCGCCAAGCGATAG
- a CDS encoding ABC transporter permease subunit has product MSVTARPVPRPAAPAPAEEPLRPHRRNALRRALAQWGPALPFLVTAGGVLVVAAIWLIRTSFAGPHGGWTLQPWRDIFAQQITRDAMVRSLVLSVIVATFCLVVGSVLAYLVSGLARQGRAAAQALLNVAANFGGASLAIAMVSTLGAVGFVRLLLENWFGYQLGLDLYSLWGLVVTYIYFILPLYVLLVLPAMSVLRPEWWEAVQAAGGTRWHYWRRVGLPVLFPFLLSGWVLTFAWSLGQFSVPFALLGETTTTSLITTRLGNFLFSATGGTNRFERAAALAVLLMVISAVALVLYRLTAARMLKRLEGTR; this is encoded by the coding sequence ATGAGCGTCACCGCCCGCCCGGTTCCTCGGCCGGCAGCCCCTGCGCCGGCCGAGGAACCACTTCGTCCTCACCGGCGTAACGCGTTACGCCGCGCTCTGGCCCAGTGGGGGCCTGCGCTCCCCTTTCTCGTCACCGCCGGCGGCGTACTCGTCGTGGCGGCAATCTGGTTGATCCGCACCAGCTTTGCCGGTCCACACGGTGGCTGGACGCTGCAGCCATGGCGGGACATCTTCGCCCAGCAGATCACCAGAGATGCCATGGTGCGCTCGTTGGTGCTGTCGGTGATCGTGGCGACTTTCTGCCTGGTCGTGGGTTCGGTGCTGGCATACCTGGTCTCCGGGCTCGCCCGGCAGGGCCGGGCCGCGGCCCAGGCGCTGCTCAACGTCGCCGCCAACTTCGGCGGCGCGTCACTGGCCATCGCGATGGTGTCGACACTGGGCGCCGTCGGATTCGTCCGGCTGCTGCTGGAGAACTGGTTCGGTTATCAGCTGGGACTGGACCTGTATTCGCTGTGGGGGCTGGTCGTCACCTACATCTATTTCATCCTGCCCCTGTACGTGTTGCTGGTGCTGCCTGCGATGTCGGTGCTTCGGCCCGAATGGTGGGAAGCGGTGCAGGCCGCAGGCGGGACGCGCTGGCACTACTGGCGCCGCGTCGGACTTCCGGTGTTGTTCCCGTTCCTGCTGTCCGGGTGGGTGCTGACGTTCGCCTGGTCGCTGGGCCAGTTCTCGGTGCCGTTCGCCCTGCTCGGTGAGACCACGACGACATCGTTGATCACCACCCGCCTGGGCAATTTCCTGTTCTCTGCCACCGGCGGCACGAACCGGTTCGAGCGGGCGGCCGCCCTGGCGGTGCTGTTGATGGTCATCTCGGCGGTGGCACTGGTGCTGTACCGGTTGACGGCGGCACGAATGTTGAAGCGGCTGGAGGGAACTCGATGA